From the Osmerus eperlanus chromosome 21, fOsmEpe2.1, whole genome shotgun sequence genome, one window contains:
- the LOC134007240 gene encoding gamma-crystallin M2-like isoform X1 gives MGKVREGYALTFFEEKNFQGRCYDCSSDCVDLHSYFTRCNSIKVESGCWVLYEKPNYKGYQYIMSPGEYPDYQHWMGFNESIKSCRWVKNVHGNVWKLRLYERPDYGGQMVEWVEDCPLVYEAFKFQEVYSCVVTHGAWGFYELPNYRGRQYFLERGEFRKHTDWGAASPGVGSFRKITEF, from the exons ATGGGAAAGGTACGGGAAGGGTATGCT CTCACATTTTTTGAGGAGAAGAATTTCCAGGGTCGCTGTTATGACTGCAGCAGTGATTGTGTGGACCTGCACTCCTACTTCACACGCTGCAACTCCATCAAGGTGGAGAGTGGCTGCTGGGTGCTGTATGAGAAACCCAACTACAAGGGTTACCAGTATATCATGAGCCCTGGGGAGTATCCTGACTACCAGCACTGGATGGGCTTCAATGAAAGCATTAAGTCTTGCCGCTGGGTGAAAAAT GTCCATGGTAATGTGTGGAAGCTGAGGCTGTATGAAAGACCTGACTATGGTGGGCAGATGGTGGAGTGGGTGGAGGACTGTCCATTGGTCTACGAGGCCTTCAAGTTCCAGGAGGTCTACTCCTGCGTTGTGACTCATGGCGCCTGGGGCTTCTACGAGCTTCCCAATTACAGGGGGCGCCAGTACTTCCTGGAACGGGGTGAATTCCGCAAGCACACCGACTGGGGAGCAGCCTCGCCTGGGGTGGGCTCCTTCCGCAAGATCACTGAGTTCTAG
- the LOC134007240 gene encoding gamma-crystallin M2-like isoform X2, translating into MGKLTFFEEKNFQGRCYDCSSDCVDLHSYFTRCNSIKVESGCWVLYEKPNYKGYQYIMSPGEYPDYQHWMGFNESIKSCRWVKNVHGNVWKLRLYERPDYGGQMVEWVEDCPLVYEAFKFQEVYSCVVTHGAWGFYELPNYRGRQYFLERGEFRKHTDWGAASPGVGSFRKITEF; encoded by the exons ATGGGAAAG CTCACATTTTTTGAGGAGAAGAATTTCCAGGGTCGCTGTTATGACTGCAGCAGTGATTGTGTGGACCTGCACTCCTACTTCACACGCTGCAACTCCATCAAGGTGGAGAGTGGCTGCTGGGTGCTGTATGAGAAACCCAACTACAAGGGTTACCAGTATATCATGAGCCCTGGGGAGTATCCTGACTACCAGCACTGGATGGGCTTCAATGAAAGCATTAAGTCTTGCCGCTGGGTGAAAAAT GTCCATGGTAATGTGTGGAAGCTGAGGCTGTATGAAAGACCTGACTATGGTGGGCAGATGGTGGAGTGGGTGGAGGACTGTCCATTGGTCTACGAGGCCTTCAAGTTCCAGGAGGTCTACTCCTGCGTTGTGACTCATGGCGCCTGGGGCTTCTACGAGCTTCCCAATTACAGGGGGCGCCAGTACTTCCTGGAACGGGGTGAATTCCGCAAGCACACCGACTGGGGAGCAGCCTCGCCTGGGGTGGGCTCCTTCCGCAAGATCACTGAGTTCTAG
- the LOC134007866 gene encoding gamma-crystallin S-1-like encodes MASAKLFIRSASLLICLVFQLIFYEDRNFQGRFHECNSDSSDLHTYFSRCNSIRVEGGFWVIYERPNYIGYQYVLTPGEYPDYQHWMAFNDTVRSCRMIRNVGNAWRMKVWERPNFEGQNIELADNIPSFHERWHNREVNSCKVLEGAWVFYEHPNYRGRQWLLERGEYRRYTEWGGMQGNVGSVRRVKDF; translated from the exons ATGGCTAGTGCTAAACTGTTCATAAGATCAGCCTCCTTAT TGATATGTTTGGTGTTCCAGCTCATCTTCTATGAGGACAGGAACTTCCAGGGACGCTTCCATGAGTGCAACAGCGACTCCAGCGACCTGCACACTTACTTCAGCCGCTGCAACTCCatcagggtggagggtggattcTGGGTGATCTATGAAAGACCTAACTACATAGGCTACCAGTATGTCCTTACCCCAGGGGAGTACCCTGACTACCAACACTGGATGGCCTTCAACGACACCGTCAGGTCCTGCCGGATGATCAGAAAT GTGGGAAACGCCTGGAGAATGAAAGTGTGGGAGAGGCCTAACTTTGAGGGCCAGAACATTGAACTGGCAGACAACATACCGTCGTTCCATGAGCGCTGGCACAATCGGGAAGTCAACTCCTGCAAGGTGTTGGAGGGAGCCTGGGTCTTCTACGAGCACCCCAACTACAGGGGGCGCCAGTGGCTGCTGGAAAGGGGAGAGTACAGGCGCTACACTGAGTGGGGAGGCATGCAGGGCAACGTGGGCTCCGTTCGCCGTGTGAAGGACTTTTAG